In Burkholderia contaminans, one genomic interval encodes:
- a CDS encoding type II toxin-antitoxin system VapC family toxin: MSLYLLDTNILSNVIRDPRGACASRIGETPPEQVCTSIVVAAELRYGVCKRGSSALAQRVEQLLASLTVLPLQSDADQCYGRLRADLERQGQLIGANDMLIAAHALAVDAVLVTDNTAEFTRVAGLAVENWLRPA, encoded by the coding sequence ATGAGCCTCTATCTGCTCGACACCAATATTTTGTCGAACGTAATCCGGGACCCTCGGGGCGCGTGCGCTTCGCGCATCGGGGAAACGCCGCCCGAGCAAGTGTGCACCTCGATCGTCGTCGCGGCCGAGCTACGGTACGGCGTCTGTAAGCGCGGCTCCTCAGCGCTCGCGCAGCGTGTCGAGCAGCTGCTCGCGAGCTTGACCGTATTGCCGCTGCAGTCGGACGCGGATCAATGCTACGGGCGGCTCCGAGCCGATCTCGAGAGGCAGGGTCAGTTGATCGGGGCGAACGACATGCTGATCGCTGCCCATGCGCTGGCCGTCGACGCCGTCTTGGTCACGGACAATACGGCCGAATTCACCCGCGTTGCAGGGCTCGCCGTCGAAAACTGGCTGCGGCCTGCGTAG
- a CDS encoding AbrB/MazE/SpoVT family DNA-binding domain-containing protein, which translates to MPTHDTRHARLFRNGRSQAVRIPREFELPVSEVTIHREGRRLIIEPVEAPSLRELFAQWAPLDETFPDIENLPAEPVDIE; encoded by the coding sequence ATGCCAACCCATGACACCCGCCATGCACGCCTATTTCGCAACGGACGTAGCCAGGCCGTGCGGATCCCGCGCGAGTTCGAGCTGCCGGTCTCGGAAGTCACTATTCATCGTGAAGGCCGGCGCCTAATCATCGAACCGGTCGAAGCGCCGTCTCTACGCGAGCTATTCGCGCAATGGGCGCCCTTGGACGAAACTTTCCCTGACATCGAAAACCTCCCGGCTGAACCGGTCGATATTGAATGA
- a CDS encoding DNA polymerase LigD ligase subunit encodes MLASACELGLEGIIGKQIDAAYRSGRSDRWIKLKCVERQAFVIGGFSRRKGATAGVRAMLLGVYEEGGRLRYVGHVAPSFTPRQAREFESRLSALGRKRSPFASPPRA; translated from the coding sequence ATGCTGGCATCCGCATGTGAGCTCGGTCTCGAAGGCATCATTGGCAAGCAAATCGATGCGGCGTATCGCTCCGGACGGTCGGATCGGTGGATCAAACTGAAATGTGTCGAACGCCAGGCGTTCGTGATCGGCGGGTTTTCCCGCCGGAAAGGGGCGACAGCAGGGGTGCGGGCGATGCTGTTGGGCGTGTACGAGGAGGGCGGTCGCCTGCGCTATGTCGGCCACGTCGCGCCGAGCTTTACGCCGCGACAGGCTCGGGAATTCGAGAGTCGGCTCTCGGCGTTGGGTCGCAAACGCTCGCCGTTTGCCAGCCCCCCCCGAGCCTGA